One window of Serinus canaria isolate serCan28SL12 chromosome 3, serCan2020, whole genome shotgun sequence genomic DNA carries:
- the LOC103819317 gene encoding cadherin-1-like: MPLLPGHFRLDPESGELRTAVNLDYEEVSQYVILIQANRRVSSAAQVQRSGLFAENAAMLTISVQDVNEQPVFSSHSYSARIPSSVPYKYPVTTVQATDPDSGDNGHLQYSLVGGQTNEFDINEKTGQIFTVSVAGKAGTFYLEVQAADQGTRRLTAQTTVNVTVDSSSSSNIVMLVLNQKISAVERKRVEVQRVLEEKLGWNVYVLNIYSKESDRNSRSSTDETQVDIIAFDEAHQEVPAEDVKRKLREQRGAIELGLQEVFSASVSAAVAEAPAVPAAPERTAAIVLGVLLACTFIAFLAYVLLDLTRKRKYGKQDLVKKVDIMEGIDNPWADDKNGSLKSLEKPEHMNNGRIEVMSFDNLEGTRGDDAEKDEIQAPEKDNYLETVLLYYKGESGENGAPEKAAESRNVEVQPTARFTTEQDSFPRDTNQEPALPLTPQPTLPAPGKEVKGVKFSEVAVILDHEPGDDESENDEFGDDISL, encoded by the exons ATGCCTTTGCTGCCTG GTCACTTCAGACTGGATCCTGAAAGCGGTGAGCTGAGAACAGCAGTGAATTTGGACTATGAGGAAGTTTCCCAGTATGTGATTTTAATCCAAGCAAACAGAAGAGTCTCCTCTGCTGCACAAGTCCAGCGTTCAG GGCTGTTTGCTGAGAATGCAGCCATGCTGACCATCTCCGTGCAGGACGTGAACGAGCAGCCCGTGTTCTCCAGCCACTCCTACTCTGCCcgcattcccagctctgtgccctaCAAATACCCTGTCACCACAGTCCAG GCCACAGATCCAGACTCAGGAGACAATGGACATCTGCAGTACAGCTTAGTGGGAGGTCAGACCAACGAATTTGACATCAATGAAAAAACAGGGCAGATTTTTACAGTTTCTGtagcaggaaaagctggaacGTTTTATCTGGAAGTCCAAGCTGCAGACCAAGGCACAAGAAGACTCACAGCCCAGACAACAGTCAAT GTAACTGTTGATTCCAGCTCCAGTAGCAACATTGTGATGCTGGTGCTAAATCAGAAGATCAGTGCTGTGGAAAGAAAGCGTGTTGAAGTACAAAG GGTCCTGGAAGAGAAACTTGGATGGAATGTGTATGTGCTTAATATCTATTCCAAAGAGTCTGACAGAAATTCAAGGAGCAGCACTGATGAAACCCAAGTAGACATCATTGCTTTTGATGAGGCCCACCAGGAAGTACCTGCAGAAGATGTGAAAAG GaagctgagggagcagaggggtgCCAttgagctggggctgcaggaggtgttCTCAGCATCCGTCAGCGCTGCCGTGGCCGAGGCTCCGGCGGTCCCGGCGGCCCCGGAGCGCACGGCTGCCATCGTGCTCGGGGTGCTGCTGGCCTGCACCTTCATCGCCTTCCTGGCCTATGTCCTGCTGGACCTGACAAGGAAAAG AAAGTATGGGAAACAGGATTTGGTTAAGAAAGTTGATATTATGGAGGGCATTGATAACCCGTGGGCAGATGACAAAAATGGAAGTCTGAAAAGCTTAGAGAAACCAGAGCACATGAATAATGG GAGAATTGAGGTGATGTCATTTGACAACCTGGAAGGCACCAGAGGAGATGATgctgaaaaagatgaaattcaGGCCCCTGAAAAAGACAATTACCTGGAGACAGTGCTGCTGTATTACAAGGGTGAAAGTGGGGAAAATGGAGCCCctgaaaaagctgctgaaagtAGAAATGTGGAGGTCCAGCCCACAGCGAGATTCACAACAGAACAG GACTCCTTTCCAAGAGACACAAACCAGGAGCCAGCTCTCCCCTTAACACCTCAGCCCacactgcctgcccctgggaAAGAGGTGAAAGGAGTGAAATTTTCAGAGGTGGCAGTGATTTTGGACCATGAGCCTGGAGATGATGAGTCTGAAAACGATGAATTTGGTGATGATATATCCCTCTGA